The following nucleotide sequence is from Mucilaginibacter sp. cycad4.
CTGCTGCTAAAGAAGCGTTGCACAACTGTTTGGTGCTGATTGGTCATCTGGCTACTGCCGCGCAGGCATTTTTACCGGCTACAGCTAAAAAGATCATTACCATGCTTAACCTGCCTAACGAGCCAATAGCTTACGACCAGGAAATGTATTTCAACAACGGTCACCAGTTAAACCCCGCAGCCCTGCTGTTTGAAAAGGTAGAGGATGATGTAATAGAAGCAGAGCTTAAAAAGCTATCTGATAAGAAAGCCGCTGCCGCTCCGCCAAAATCGGCCGACGTGTTGCCCGCAAAGGAAAACGTTAATTACGAAACCTTTGCTACCATGGATATCCGCACCGGTACCATTTTAGCCGCCGAAAAGGTTGCCAAAACCAAAAAGCTGCTGAAACTGACCATTGACACAGGCATCGACGAGCGCACCGTAGTATCGGGCATTGCCGAATATTACGAGCCGGAAAACATCATCGGACAAAAAGTAAGCATCCTGGTAAACCTGGAGCCAAGGGAAATCAAAGGCATCGTATCGCAAGGCATGATCCTGATGGCTGAAAACAGCGAAGGCAAGCTAAGTTTTGTTGCTCCAACCGAAGATTTTCACAACGGCGCAGTGATTCGCTAAATGTGCAGATTCCAGGTTTGCAGATGTGCAAATGAAGTATGTTTAAATTTTGATTTTAGGGTGTGATTTTTCAATGAAAAATTGCACCTTTGCAAACTAAATAAAAGATCGGCTCTTTTGGGGGTTGATTTTTAAAAGGTCCCGTAGTTCAACGGATAGAATAGGAGTTTCCTAAACTCTAGATATGAGTTCGATTCTCGTCGGGACCACAAAACAGTTTAAAGCCTTTAGTCGTAAGTCTGGAGGCTTTTTTTGTGAAACGATGTTTTTTCGGTTAGCTATAATTCGCAACGATGTACATCAATTGCATTACTTTTTGGAAGCTATTTGAGCGTGAGATTGAGCAATTTTTGCTTTTGCAGCGTCCATCTTTTCCTTTTTTAGATGAGACTCCAATTTTTCATCTAAAATTAATTCGATACCCACTTTGACAGCTTCAAAATGCATCAAACATTCGTTTTCTTCTAAAGCATGTATGCCAACACTCAAAATACCATAAAGCTGTTTGTTTTCAACTAAGAATTCGGGTAGATAATCTTTTAATGCTTGAATTTTTTCATCCATTCTTAGTCTTACGAAATCGTCTTCCTTAATGGCACTGTCTTTTATAGCTTGCGACTTTGCATCTTCTATTAAATATTCAAAAACTCGGCGCAGATATACAAAAGACCCGACACCTACGCCATTTGCCGCTAAACCTATTGCTTTAGCAACTTCTTTCAGCTTATCATTGGGAATGACCTTTTTATACTTATTTAATTCGCTAAGATGGAAATCGGCTATAGAAGGGTATTGTCCAACCTTTGTAAATACACCTGCTTCCTTATCCAAAAATAAATAATAATAGAAATTAAATCCTGTTCGCATACATTGAATAATAATCGTATGAAAACCTCCATTAGAGTCAAATGCTGTGGTAGTAGTTGTTAGACCGTTAAAAGTTGTTTTTTCTTTTATTCTAGGGTTAAAACCGTCAATTTTTATATTACTTAAATTGCATATTTTGTGAAATATAGGCTGATTATGATTCGTTAATTGAATTTGTGTATATATTGGTAAATCAAAGAAAAAATACTCTAATGTAAATTGCTGTTCCATACCTCGTTATTTAAACAAATATAGGATTTTATTATCTCTCCCGCCGATTGCCATGCCAGCGACGTCTTAGTTGCGAACCCCCTCACCGTGTTGTTCCTAAAACGAAAGAGTTTGAATTATCAAAAATTTCAGTAATCATCCTCTAAACCCGCAGCACAATACAAATCAGTCTCAAAAGAGTTCGAGTTTTGTAGTCTAAGGACCACATTTTAAGACAAAAGCCTTTAGACGGAAGCCTGAAGGCTTTTGGCTTAATTCTTTTTTAATGGAGGTAGGAACTTAACCTTACGAACGTCCGGCATCGGAATAGGACGTTGCACTTGTGATTCGAATAGAAATGTATCCTTGGGCAATTTAGGCTTTACAGTTTTATAGCTATTAATCACATAATAAAATACCTCAGCTGCAGTATTTGGCAAACTGGCCGACTGGGCCATTATATGTTTGACTTTGTTGCCGTAATGAATGAATATCTCTAAGCCTTGATCATCTACAGAATGCTGATAAGAGGTATCAAGATGCTTGTAATTGATATTCTCAAATTTAATATTTAAAGTATCCCAAAATCCCTGGCTTATTTTGCCTGAATAGAATCCTTTAAGTTTGCCTTCTTTAGCCCCATCTGGTGGCAAAGAAAAGTAAGTATCTCCACCAAAATATCTATATTCGAGCGAACTGTCAATGCTTGTTACAGTTGACTGACAAGGGCCGAAGCATCCACCGGTAGCTATCTCGATTTTAGTAATCTCATTTTTTCTTTGCCCATAATTACTACTATGGCAAGAGGATAACACAAAAGTTATAAAAATCAGAAATAGAATATTGTGCTTCATGGTTGTAGGTAGATACTAAGTTAGGATTTTATTGGTTCACCCTTGCGCATCGAAATCAATATTATTAAGGCTGCTTCGAATGTGTTTCACGTTGGTGTCTTACGGGCTACATAAAAACAAAAAACCTACAAATCAAATAATTGCAGGTTTTTATTTATGACCGAACCCATCCTTACCCCTGCTCAATCTGCTTCAAACTATCCATTTTCTTATAAGCCAAAAAGCCCTTGATATCCTCAAAATGTTCGCGGACGCGTTTATTGCCGAACTCAAATACTTTTTGTACCAGTCCGTCAAGGAAATCACGGTCGTGAGATACAAGGATCAGTGTCCCGTCAAAATCCCTCAGGGCGTCTTTGATGATGTCTTTGGTCTTCATATCCAAATGATTTGTCGGCTCATCCAGGATCAATACGTTTACAGGCTCCAACAACAGCTTGATCATGGCTAAACGGGTCTTCTCTCCACCCGAAAGTACCTTAACCTTTTTGGTGGTATCATCGCCGCTGAACATAAATGCACCCAAAAGATCTTTGATCTTTACGGTGCCGTCACTTAGGGGAATTTGGTCGATGGTTTCAAATACTGTTAAGTTCTCGTCTAATAAAGCCGCCTGGTTTTGGGCAAAGTACCCGATTTTGGCGTTGTGACCTACTTTTAAACTTCCTTCAAAATCGATCTCTCCCATGATGGCTTTGATCATGGTTGATTTACCTTCACCATTTTTACCAACAAATGCCACTTTTTCGCCCCGTTCAATCACCATAGCTGCATTCTGGAACACCACATGATCGCCATAGGTTTTTGTCAGCTCCTCAACCATTACCGGATATTGGCCCGAACGTGGTGACGGTGGAAACTTCAACCGCAATGCAGAAGTATCCACTTCATCGATCTCGATAACCTCAAGTTTTTCGAGCATTTTCACGCGCGACTGTACCTGTAAAGTTTTAGAGTACGTACCTCTGAACCTGTCAATAAATTCCTGGTTATCGGCAATAAAACGTTGCTGTTCCTCGTAGGCTTTGAGTTGATGTACCCGGCGGTCAGCACGCAACTGAAGATAATGGCTGTATTTGGCCCTGTAATCATAGATCCTGCCCATCGTTACCTCAATGGTACGGTTGGTGATGTTATCTACAAAAGTACGGTCGTGGGAGATGACCATGACTGCCTTTGCCGAGTTGACCAGGAAATCTTCCAGCCATTGTATACTGTCGATATCCATGTGGTTGGTAGGCTCATCAAGTAAGATCAGGTCCGGTTTCTTTAACAGAATTTTGGCCAGCTCGATGCGCATGCGCCAACCGCCCGAAAACTCGGAAGTTTGACGGCTGAAGTCTTTGCGTTCGAAACCTAAGCCTTTCAGTACCTTCTCTACCTCTGCATCATAATTCACCTCTTCCTGCGAATAAACTTTTTCGCTCAGTTCCGATACCCGTTCAATCAGCTTCATGTAGTCGTCACTGTCATAATCGGTGCGGATGTTGAGCTGCTCATTCACTTCGTCCAGTTCTTTTTGCATTTGATTGGCCTCGTCAAAAGCTTTCATTGTTTCCTCAAAAACGGTAACGTTATCCTGGGTAAGCAGGTGCTGCGGCAAATACGCTATTACCGCGTCCTTGGGGCCGGTTACATTGCCGGTAGTAGGTTTGGCGGCGCCGGCGATGATCTTGAGGATAGTCGACTTGCCTGCGCCGTTTTTGCCCATCAGGGCTATCTTATCATTCTCGTTTATAGAGAAGGTTACGTCACTAAATAGGGTGGTTCCGCCAAATGAAACGGAGATGTTGTTGACATTAATCACTGTATGCTAATATTGAATTGCGCGCAAAGATAAGCGAAAGACATAGAATTATGGCAGGAAGTATAAAGAGACGCTATCGGACGGCGTTTGGAGTTCCGCTTATGAGCTTAGAAATATCCTATTGAGGCCAAATTTCAAGTAAAAAGCCTTTAATGCGAAGATTAAAGGCTTTTTACTGATATAGATTAATAGTGCGGAGATCATCTAACCATCCGCTGGATCTCCGCTGTTTTCCTTTAATGATAGAGCAGGGTTACTGGGTAATATTCACCGTTCCCATATCGGTGACTGTGCCATTTGTTACGGAAATGTTGGTTACAGTTTTGATTGCATAGGGACTAACCGGCACAAATTTAACCTGATAATTGCCCGCTGCGAGGCCGGGAAAGTAATATTTACCGGTGGCATCTGTAGTTGAGCCAACGGTGTCAGTACCCATAATAGCATATACCTTCGGTGAGGATGCTGCCGGACTGACTACACCGGTCAGTGCACCGGAGGCGGCGGTGGCAATTGCGCGGATCACCGGTTTGAGAATATACTTGCCGTTACCGGTCAGCACAACAGATTGCGCGGCGTCAAAGTCCAAACGCATGGTATAGGCAATACCGGCGGTAAGGT
It contains:
- a CDS encoding DUF6438 domain-containing protein, producing MKHNILFLIFITFVLSSCHSSNYGQRKNEITKIEIATGGCFGPCQSTVTSIDSSLEYRYFGGDTYFSLPPDGAKEGKLKGFYSGKISQGFWDTLNIKFENINYKHLDTSYQHSVDDQGLEIFIHYGNKVKHIMAQSASLPNTAAEVFYYVINSYKTVKPKLPKDTFLFESQVQRPIPMPDVRKVKFLPPLKKN
- a CDS encoding ABC-F family ATP-binding cassette domain-containing protein, whose translation is MINVNNISVSFGGTTLFSDVTFSINENDKIALMGKNGAGKSTILKIIAGAAKPTTGNVTGPKDAVIAYLPQHLLTQDNVTVFEETMKAFDEANQMQKELDEVNEQLNIRTDYDSDDYMKLIERVSELSEKVYSQEEVNYDAEVEKVLKGLGFERKDFSRQTSEFSGGWRMRIELAKILLKKPDLILLDEPTNHMDIDSIQWLEDFLVNSAKAVMVISHDRTFVDNITNRTIEVTMGRIYDYRAKYSHYLQLRADRRVHQLKAYEEQQRFIADNQEFIDRFRGTYSKTLQVQSRVKMLEKLEVIEIDEVDTSALRLKFPPSPRSGQYPVMVEELTKTYGDHVVFQNAAMVIERGEKVAFVGKNGEGKSTMIKAIMGEIDFEGSLKVGHNAKIGYFAQNQAALLDENLTVFETIDQIPLSDGTVKIKDLLGAFMFSGDDTTKKVKVLSGGEKTRLAMIKLLLEPVNVLILDEPTNHLDMKTKDIIKDALRDFDGTLILVSHDRDFLDGLVQKVFEFGNKRVREHFEDIKGFLAYKKMDSLKQIEQG